A window of Nicotiana tabacum cultivar K326 chromosome 24, ASM71507v2, whole genome shotgun sequence contains these coding sequences:
- the LOC107795490 gene encoding trihelix transcription factor GT-3b-like, with amino-acid sequence MEGQPNLYNQYQFISQQNLLNIDTSGVGVGDRFPQWNIQETKDFLMIRGEMDQNFMETKRNKLLWEVIATKMKEKGYNRSAEQCKCKWKNLVTRYKGCETTEAEALRQQFPFYNELLAIFMERMLRMEAEEEENDEDSEEEKGSNKKKRKLKGNTSSSRSSNVASGNLKEILDEFMKKQMELEMQWQKEYERREEERKIKEMEWRQTMEALQNERLMMEKRWREREEQWKMREEARAEKRNALITALLNKLRSEDTSAIS; translated from the exons ATGGAGGGTCAACCTAATCTTTATAATCAGTATCAGTTTATAAGTCAGCAAAATTTACTGAATATTGATACAAGTGGAGTTGGGGTTGGAGATAGGTTTCCACAATGGAATATTCAAGAAACAAAGGATTTTTTGATGATTCGAGGAGAGATGGACCAGAATTTTATGGAGACGAAACGCAACAAGCTTCTGTGGGAAGTTATAGCcactaaaatgaaagaaaagggtTACAATCGCAGTGCTGAGCAGTGCAAGTGCAAATGGAAGAATCTCGTCACTCGCTATAAG GGTTGTGAAACAACGGAAGCGGAAGCTCTAAGACAACAATTTCCATTTTACAACGAGTTGCTAGCGATTTTTATGGAGAGAATGCTAAGAATGGAGGCTGAAGAGGAGGAAAATGATGAGGATAGTGAAGAAGAAAAAGGTagtaataaaaagaaaagaaagcttaAGGGAAACACAAGTAGTAGTCGCAGTAGTAATGTTGCTAGTGGGAATTTAAAGGAAATTTTGGATGAGTTTATGAAGAAACAAATGGAATTGGAAATGCAATGGCAAAAAGAATATGAAAGAAGGGAAGAAGAGAGGAAAATAAAGGAGATGGAATGGAGACAAACAATGGAGGCATTACAAAATGAGAGGCTAATGATGGAAAAGAGATGGAGAGAAAGAGAAGAGCAATGGAAAATGAGAGAAGAAGCAAGAGCTGAGAAGAGAAATGCCCTTATTACTGCACTTCTCAACAAGCTTAGAAGTGAAGATACAAGTGCCATAAGCTAG